One genomic region from Ornithinimicrobium flavum encodes:
- the trxA gene encoding thioredoxin has product MAITQTSDTTFHEDVLQHDGPVLVDFWAPWCGPCKMVAPILEELSEEWGDKLKVVKLNTDENPQTTQAYGITGIPTLHVYSGGEVVKTLVGALPKKKLAKEMEQFTA; this is encoded by the coding sequence ATGGCTATCACGCAGACCAGCGACACCACCTTCCACGAGGACGTGCTGCAGCACGACGGCCCCGTGCTCGTCGACTTCTGGGCCCCCTGGTGCGGCCCGTGCAAGATGGTGGCGCCCATCCTCGAGGAGCTCTCCGAGGAGTGGGGCGACAAGCTCAAGGTGGTCAAGCTCAACACCGACGAGAACCCGCAGACCACGCAGGCCTACGGCATCACGGGCATCCCCACCCTGCACGTCTACTCCGGCGGCGAGGTCGTCAAGACGCTCGTCGGGGCCCTGCCGAAGAAGAAGCTCGCCAAGGAGATGGAGCAGTTCACCGCCTGA
- the rsmG gene encoding 16S rRNA (guanine(527)-N(7))-methyltransferase RsmG, with translation MTGAAPAPPPEAERVFADRLPLATRYAELLATTGTSHGLLGPRETPRLWERHLVNCAVMHPLLAPGSEVADIGSGAGLPGLVLAVVRPDLQVHLIEPLLRRTTWLETAVEELGLDNVRIHRGRAEEVTLQVPVVTARAVASLDKLVAWSFPLLAPAGRLLALKGEKAAQELAEAQSLLDAWGVTRSELQVLGEGEISEPVRVVVVERPEHLPTCPPGAVAAKAGGRGGRARKGRSS, from the coding sequence ATGACGGGCGCCGCGCCGGCCCCTCCTCCGGAGGCTGAGCGGGTCTTCGCCGACCGGCTCCCGCTGGCGACGAGGTATGCCGAGCTCCTCGCCACGACCGGCACGAGCCACGGCCTCCTCGGGCCGCGGGAGACGCCGCGGCTGTGGGAGCGGCACCTCGTCAACTGTGCCGTCATGCACCCTCTGCTGGCCCCGGGCAGCGAGGTGGCCGACATCGGCTCCGGCGCCGGCCTGCCCGGGCTGGTGCTTGCCGTGGTGCGACCGGACCTGCAGGTCCACCTCATCGAGCCGCTGCTGCGGCGGACCACGTGGTTGGAGACCGCGGTCGAGGAGCTGGGCCTGGACAACGTGCGCATCCATCGGGGACGGGCCGAGGAGGTCACGCTCCAGGTGCCCGTCGTGACCGCCAGGGCTGTCGCGTCGCTCGACAAGCTGGTGGCCTGGTCCTTCCCGTTGCTGGCACCCGCGGGTCGGCTGCTCGCACTCAAGGGGGAGAAGGCCGCGCAGGAGCTCGCCGAGGCGCAGTCGCTGCTCGACGCCTGGGGCGTGACGCGGTCCGAGCTGCAGGTGCTGGGTGAGGGCGAGATCTCCGAGCCCGTGCGCGTGGTGGTCGTGGAACGTCCCGAGCACCTGCCGACCTGCCCTCCGGGGGCAGTCGCCGCGAAGGCGGGTGGCCGGGGAGGACGGGCACGGAAAGGTCGCTCTTCGTAG
- the trxB gene encoding thioredoxin-disulfide reductase, with amino-acid sequence MIIQLSPESAPTTGADGEVRDVIIIGSGPAGYTAAVYTARANLRPLLFEGSVTAGGALMNTTEVENYPGFAEGIMGPELMMSMREQAERFGAEMVRDDVVEVELTGDVKTVTDASGGIHRARTVILAMGSAYRELGLPREKELSGHGVSWCATCDGAFFRDQDILVVGGGDSAMEEATFLTRFGRSVTIVHRREELRASKIMAERAQSDPKISFAWNSEVTALHGDPKLTSVTLRDTVTGQEREVATTGLFVAVGHDPRNELVQGQVALDDAGYVLVQGRGTATDVPGVFACGDLVDHTYRQAITAAGSGCAAALDAERYLASLDDATDVTQVDAGLASV; translated from the coding sequence ATGATCATCCAGCTGAGCCCCGAGTCAGCGCCGACCACCGGCGCCGACGGTGAGGTTCGCGACGTCATCATCATCGGGTCCGGCCCGGCCGGCTACACGGCCGCGGTCTACACGGCACGGGCCAACCTGCGCCCCCTGCTCTTCGAGGGGTCGGTCACGGCCGGCGGCGCGCTGATGAACACCACCGAGGTCGAGAACTACCCCGGCTTCGCCGAGGGCATCATGGGCCCGGAGCTGATGATGAGCATGCGCGAGCAGGCCGAGCGCTTCGGGGCCGAGATGGTGCGCGACGACGTCGTGGAGGTGGAGCTGACCGGCGACGTGAAGACCGTCACCGACGCCTCGGGCGGGATCCACCGCGCCCGCACCGTCATCCTGGCGATGGGATCGGCCTACCGCGAGCTGGGTCTGCCGCGCGAGAAGGAGCTCTCCGGTCACGGGGTCTCCTGGTGCGCCACCTGCGACGGCGCCTTCTTCCGCGACCAGGACATCCTGGTGGTCGGCGGGGGCGACTCGGCGATGGAGGAGGCGACCTTCCTCACCCGCTTCGGTCGGTCGGTCACGATCGTGCACCGCCGCGAGGAGCTGCGGGCCAGCAAGATCATGGCCGAGCGCGCCCAGTCCGACCCCAAGATCAGCTTCGCGTGGAACTCCGAGGTCACGGCGCTCCACGGCGACCCCAAGCTCACCTCGGTCACGCTGCGCGACACCGTCACCGGCCAGGAGCGCGAGGTTGCCACGACCGGTCTGTTCGTCGCGGTCGGCCACGACCCGCGCAACGAGCTCGTCCAGGGCCAGGTGGCGCTGGACGACGCCGGCTACGTCCTGGTCCAGGGCCGTGGCACCGCGACCGACGTGCCCGGCGTCTTCGCCTGCGGTGACCTGGTGGACCACACCTACCGTCAGGCGATCACCGCGGCCGGCAGCGGGTGCGCCGCCGCCCTCGACGCCGAGCGCTACCTCGCCTCGCTCGACGACGCGACCGACGTCACCCAGGTCGACGCCGGACTCGCGTCCGTCTGA
- a CDS encoding ParA family protein, whose protein sequence is MSNQKGGVGKTTTTVNIAAAMAQSGLRVLVIDMDPQGNASTALSIPHTSGTPGIYDVLIDGAPLSEVVQDCPQVPGLTCAPATIDLAGAEIELVPLVARENRLRRAIQTYLDTVGDRPDLIIIDCPPSLGLLTVNAFVAAREVLIPIQCEYYALEGLSQLLKNVELIQLHLNAELEVSTILLTMFDGRTRLAHDVADQVREHFGDRVLRTVVPRSVRISEAPSHGETVLTYDPTSSGAQSYAEAAAEMRRQKGKSA, encoded by the coding sequence GTGTCCAACCAGAAGGGTGGGGTGGGAAAGACCACCACCACGGTCAACATCGCGGCGGCGATGGCCCAGAGCGGGCTGCGCGTGCTCGTCATCGACATGGATCCGCAAGGCAACGCCTCGACCGCCCTCAGCATCCCCCACACGAGCGGCACACCCGGCATCTACGACGTCCTGATCGACGGCGCACCCCTGAGCGAGGTCGTGCAGGACTGCCCCCAGGTGCCGGGTCTCACCTGCGCGCCGGCGACCATCGACCTGGCCGGTGCGGAGATCGAGCTGGTGCCGCTCGTCGCGCGGGAGAACCGCCTGCGGCGGGCGATCCAGACCTACCTCGACACCGTGGGCGACCGACCCGACCTCATCATCATCGACTGTCCCCCCTCGCTCGGGCTGCTCACCGTGAACGCCTTCGTCGCGGCGCGCGAGGTCCTCATCCCCATCCAGTGCGAGTACTACGCGCTCGAGGGGCTCAGCCAGCTCCTGAAGAACGTCGAGCTCATCCAGCTGCACCTCAACGCCGAGCTCGAGGTCTCGACGATCCTGCTGACGATGTTCGACGGCCGGACCCGCCTGGCACACGACGTCGCCGACCAGGTGCGGGAGCACTTCGGCGACCGGGTCCTGCGCACCGTGGTGCCCCGGTCCGTCCGCATCAGCGAGGCGCCCAGTCACGGCGAGACGGTGCTGACCTACGACCCGACGAGCTCGGGTGCCCAGTCCTACGCAGAGGCGGCCGCCGAGATGCGCCGCCAGAAGGGAAAGAGCGCATGA
- a CDS encoding protein jag — protein sequence MSIEQTTPATDTDVDGTTTGTDHEGAAITADPAAGNAGVGTTDTDEDAGSGEDDVTHVTSSSQEDLVRQGEIAADFLESLLDIADLDGDLEVDVEGNRAAVAIVDSEDGAAPRRLVGPGGVVLEALQELTRLAVQAETGERSRLMLDVAGYRADRRVTLVKTARRAIAEVQESGARRELEPMTAFERKVVHDEVLAAGLVSESEGAEPARYVVILPAR from the coding sequence ATGAGCATCGAGCAGACCACGCCGGCCACCGACACCGACGTCGACGGCACGACCACCGGGACCGACCACGAGGGTGCGGCCATCACGGCCGACCCGGCCGCGGGGAACGCCGGTGTCGGGACCACAGACACCGACGAGGACGCCGGGTCCGGCGAGGACGATGTGACGCACGTCACATCGTCCAGCCAGGAGGACCTGGTGCGGCAGGGTGAGATCGCCGCCGACTTCCTCGAGAGCCTGCTCGACATCGCCGACCTGGACGGTGACCTCGAGGTCGACGTCGAGGGCAACCGGGCGGCCGTCGCCATCGTGGACTCCGAGGACGGCGCCGCCCCACGACGGCTGGTCGGACCGGGCGGAGTGGTCCTGGAGGCCCTTCAGGAGCTGACCCGGCTGGCCGTGCAGGCCGAGACCGGGGAGCGCAGCCGCCTCATGCTGGACGTCGCCGGCTACCGCGCCGACCGGCGGGTCACCCTGGTGAAGACCGCCCGGCGGGCGATCGCGGAGGTCCAGGAGTCCGGCGCGCGCCGCGAGCTGGAGCCGATGACCGCCTTCGAGCGCAAGGTCGTCCACGACGAGGTCCTGGCCGCCGGCCTGGTCTCGGAGTCCGAGGGCGCCGAGCCCGCGCGCTACGTCGTCATCCTTCCCGCCCGCTGA
- a CDS encoding ParB/RepB/Spo0J family partition protein produces the protein MSERRRGLGRGLGALIPSEPQTQDRPRDVFFPRPASGAGELDGDGFTGNHAPGPGGDDNSEPTGGEGEVPTPDGADLAPVPGATFAEVRIADIRPNPRQPREVFDEDDLAELLHSIRELGVLQPVVVRRVDGVSAGQKGSDRTAPEVADTEPQAATYELVMGERRLRASRLAGRETIPAIVRDTEDDHMLRDALLENLHRAQLNPLEEAAAYQQLLTDFTCTHDELAQRIGRSRPQISNTIRLLKLPPMVQRRVASGVLSAGHARALLGLEDGAAMERLAQRIVAEGLSVRSVEEIVVLGSDPAPTRRSPRSSAPAPELQEVAARLSDRLETRVQVAMGRRKGRITVEFAGQEDLDRILAVLDGAQA, from the coding sequence ATGAGTGAACGCCGTCGGGGTCTGGGACGAGGACTGGGGGCGCTCATCCCGTCCGAGCCGCAGACCCAGGACCGCCCGCGAGACGTCTTCTTCCCCCGCCCGGCGTCCGGCGCGGGTGAGCTCGACGGGGATGGTTTCACGGGAAACCACGCCCCGGGGCCCGGCGGCGACGACAACTCGGAGCCCACCGGCGGCGAGGGTGAAGTTCCCACGCCCGACGGCGCGGACCTCGCCCCGGTGCCCGGAGCCACATTCGCCGAGGTGCGTATCGCCGACATCCGTCCGAACCCGCGGCAGCCGCGGGAGGTCTTCGACGAGGACGACCTCGCCGAGCTCCTCCACAGCATCCGTGAGCTCGGGGTGCTCCAGCCGGTGGTCGTACGTCGTGTGGATGGCGTTTCCGCAGGTCAGAAGGGTTCTGATCGGACTGCGCCGGAGGTCGCCGACACCGAACCGCAGGCCGCGACCTACGAGCTGGTCATGGGTGAGCGGCGGCTGCGGGCCTCCCGGCTGGCCGGCCGCGAGACGATCCCCGCCATCGTCCGCGACACCGAGGACGACCACATGCTGCGGGACGCCCTGCTGGAGAACCTGCACCGGGCGCAGCTCAACCCGCTGGAGGAGGCCGCGGCCTACCAGCAGCTGCTGACCGACTTCACGTGCACCCACGACGAGCTCGCCCAGCGCATCGGCCGCTCCCGTCCCCAGATCAGCAACACCATCCGTCTGCTCAAGCTCCCCCCGATGGTGCAGCGTCGCGTCGCCTCCGGCGTCCTCAGCGCCGGGCACGCCCGGGCGCTGCTCGGGCTGGAGGACGGCGCCGCGATGGAGCGGCTGGCCCAGCGCATCGTCGCCGAGGGTCTGTCGGTCCGGTCCGTCGAGGAGATCGTCGTCCTCGGCTCGGACCCCGCCCCCACCCGCCGGTCCCCGCGCAGCAGCGCTCCGGCGCCGGAGCTGCAGGAGGTCGCCGCCCGCCTGTCGGACCGCCTCGAGACACGGGTGCAGGTGGCGATGGGGAGGCGCAAGGGCAGGATCACGGTCGAGTTCGCCGGTCAGGAGGACCTGGACCGCATCCTCGCCGTCCTCGACGGCGCGCAGGCCTGA